The genomic window TTTACCCGCCTGTAAGCCTTTCTTGTTCACTTCTGGACTAAAGGCTGCAACTAAGCTGACTTTCCCCGCTTCGGGAACAGAACCTAACACCACTGCACCGTTACCGATTTTTTGCAGTAAGCGTTCGGCTGCGGTTTTCAATGATTCGGGGTCAACGCCTTCTAACTCGGCGACGATGATTTTATGGTCGCCTAAAGTTGTCGCTGTTTGGAGCAAGCTGTCTGATTTAGCGATCGCTAATTGTCCTTTCAGCGTTTCTAGTTGCTTCTCAGCGTTTCTCAGTTCCGTTTGTAAAGTAGTGATTCTGTCTGGTAGTTCTTCGGGTTTGACTTTAAAGCGATCGCTTAAATCTTTAACTACTTTATCCCGTACATTCAAGTAATCTAGGATAGCTGGGCCGGAAACACCTTCAATCCGTCGTACTCCAGAAGCCACGCCAGCTTCAGTAATAATCTTGAATACGCCAATCTCCGCAGTATTACTGACGTGCGTACCTCCACATAATTCCATCGACACACCAGAAAAATCGATGACGCGGACTTCATCACCGTATTTTTCCCCAAACATAGCTACAGCACCTCTAGCTTTAGCTTCAGCTAAGGGTAATACTTCGATTTTGGCGGCGTGGGCTTCAGCAATCCAGGTGTTAATCTGTTCTTCAACTTGTTGGATTTCCTCTGGAGTTAAACCACGGGGACAGTTGAAGTCAAAGCGCAATCTGTCGAAGGAAACTAAAGAACCGGCTTGAGATATCCCCTCATCCACAAATTTCTTTAACGCTGCTTGGAGGAGGTGAGTTGCTGTATGGTTAGCTTGGGCGCGACGACGACAAGCGCGATCAATTTGGGCGGTGACGCTATCGCCTACGCGCAGTGTACCGCGTTCGATGCGTCCAAAGTGGACAAAGAAATCGGATTCTTTCTTCACATCTTCCACACGTACAACCACGCCGTCGCCGGAAATATAACCGCGATCGCCGATTTGTCCCCCTGATTCAGCATAGAATGGCGTTTGGTTGAGGACAATCTGCACGTCTGTTCCAGCTTCGGCTTCTTCTTGGGAAACTCCACCTACTAATAAAACTTCGACTTTCGCCGTTGCTGCTGGTTGCTCATATCCTATAAACTCGGTGGCGTGGATGTGTTCAGCGAGTTTGTCGAGAGAACCTTGCACTGTTAAGTCGATGGTTTCGTGGGCGGCTTTGGCGCGTTCAACTTGCTTTTGCATCTCGACATTAAAGCCAGCTTCATCAACAGTGAGGTGGTTTTCCTCAGCGACTTCTTGAGTGAGTTCTAGGGGGAAACCGTAGGTATCATAAAGGGTGAAAGCACTTTCACCACTAATTTGGGTTTGTCCTTGCTGTTTCACCTGTTGGATAATTTCTTCTAGGAGTTTCTCACCTCTATCTAAAGTTTTGAGGAAATTGGCTTCTTCCCGTTGCAGTTCCGCTTTGATTCCTGCTTCCCGTTGGCGGACATTGGGGTATGCTGATTCAGAAAGAGCGATCGCAGTTTCAGCGACTTGGTTAATAAATTCCCCAGTAATACCAATTAATCGCCCATGACGCACCACCCGCCGAATTAATCGCCGCAATATATAACCCCTCCCCACATTGGAGGCGCGGATTTCATCAGCAATCATGTGGACAACGGAACGGACATGATCCCCAATGACTTTTAGGGAAACTTTGGTGTTCTCATCGCTGTTGTGGTAATCAATCCCCGCGATTTTGGCGGCTGTTTCGATAATCGGGAAAATTAAGTCTGTTTCATAATTATTCGGCACTTTTTGGAGAATTTGCGCCATTCTCTCCAAACCCATACCAGTATCGATGTTTTTATTTTGCAGAGGTGTTAAGTTACCCTCTGTATCCCGGTTGTATTGCATGAATACCAAGTTATAAAACTCGATAAACCGGGTGTCATCTTCTAAATCTATATTGTCATCGCCCCGTTCTGGGTGGAAGTCGTAATAAATTTCGGAACAAGGGCCACAGGGGCCAGTGGGGCCGGATACCCAAAAGTTATCATCTGCACCCATACGCTTAATTCTGGCTTCCGTTACACCAATTTGATCCCGCCAGATAGCAAAGGCTTCGTCATCTTCTTCATAGACGCTAACTACTAGGCGTTCTTTGGGTAAGCCAAAAACTTCTGTGGAAATTTCCCAACCCCAGGCGATCGCTTGTTCTTTAAAATAGTCACCAAAACTGAAGTTACCCAGCATCTCAAAAAATGTATGATGCCGTTTAGTGCGTCCGACATTTTCAATATCATTAGTACGGATGCACTTTTGGGAAGTTGTCGCCCGGTTAAAATCTGGTGTGCGCTGCCCCAGGAATATCGGTTTAAATGGTAGCATCCCCGCGATCGTCAACAGCACAGTTGGATCTTCTGGTACAAGGGACGCACTAGGTAACGGTTGGTGTCCCCTTTGGGTATAGAAGTTAAGGAATTGAGCGCGGATTTCGTTACCGCCGATGGACTGGGGGTTTGAAGACATGGGAAGAAATGACAAACTAATTTTATTTAAAGGTAAAAGCTAGTACCGCCGTGAAGTCAAAAGTCAAAAGTCAAAAGAAATAATGGTTATATCATGTCCGCTTAATGGCTAATGAAACCAGATTGAAACTCCCCAGCGATCGCTACTCCTCTTCTCCCCTCCCCGTAAACGGGGAGGGGTTGGGGGTGGGGTTCAACGACTCTTGGAAGCATGACTAAGTTATCCGAACCGGGAATAGAGGTGCTTAGGCTAGTATTTTTACTCAGAACGCTGCTCACGCACCCCTCTGCTAACACTCACAACTCAGCACTTTATCTATTTTTGCATTTTGTTTCCCTTGTCTGCCACAAATTTGCACCGCTTCAGCACTTCCATCTCTGCGCGATTTCAGTAATCTATCTTGGAACAGATGCAGGATCAAGACATAATTCTTCAATTTCTAATTGATCTATGGCTTTAGTTAATGGCGTGAGAAAATTCAGTATAGGCGAGTTTACTGAAATCATTTTCTTTAAAAATATAAATTTTCATTATTTGCAATACATGAACAATTAAACATACTTTAAATAACTTGCAGTTTGCGAATGTAATCATTATATTTACTGATGCCTAGCTAGCTTTAATAAATAATTTATTTAATGGGCTTTTAAACTGTGTACAATCACTATTTCTATTCGTATTTTTGAATGAGTTTTATTAAAATTTTACATTTAAAAAAGTATCTAAAATTACAATTTTGTTTTGGTATTTTTTAGGTATTTTCCAGGAAAAAAACATAAAATTAAGCATAAACACTTAGAAGTTTTATGTATACCACAAGATTAAAGAGATACCTTTTTAGTTATTATTACTGATGCTTTAGATTAAGGTTACTATGATATTAAAGGTAAGTTAAATTTGGGTTTATTGGAAACTTAAATTATAACTTTATGGGTATTTTAAATTCAGTGAAATTATCATAACCTCATAAATACATAATTAATATGATTTCTTGGGAGAATATTCAGTATTTTTACTGTTTTAAAAATAAACAAGGAAGTTTTATCTAATCAGAATATGTGGGAATAGCCCAGGTTTTTATATGTTTTATTAAATGTATTAAGAGGATATTAAATTTTTAAGCTTTTACTTATTTAGAAGTAAAACTGTATAGATAAATACAAATATTTTTGGAGAATAATAAATATATAAGGTCTTGGAAAAATAAAGTTGAATATTAGCAAGAATAAAGGCAAAAAGCACACCAATGAAAACCAGCATTCTGGTCTTTGGAAGTCATAACTTTCTTGCCACACTTCCCGATCAAATTCATGATGCCAACACTTTTAATTTAAAAGTGATTAGTGATTTTAATCAGGCGGTGTCGCACATCCAAAATGTGCAGCCCGATATCATATTTGTGCAGACAAGTTGGAAGGGTAGCATAAAAATTTGTAGCTGGTTAAAAGAACAAAACCAGCTATCCTGGATACATTGTATTTTGATAGAGGATCGTCCTCAGCAGCTAGTCAAGAAAAGTCAACGCGGTTGGGAATGGGAGTTTGAGATGACTGCTAACGCACTAAATCAAGGTGCAGATGCTTATATTTGGTTATTAACTGAAGAAACAAACGATCGCCTAACAACTGCAACTAAAAGCTTAATTCTTAGTCAATTAACAGTTGGTGTGCGAAAAGTCCAAAAGTACCGCGATCTGATGAATACAAATGATATTCTCTCAGCGATCGCCTTAGCAGATTCACTAACAGATTTAAACAATCGTCGTGCTTTAGAATGGGATTTACCCAGACAAATCAACAAAGCCCGCACTCAAGATATTTCCTTGAGCTTAATTATTATAGATGTAGACTTCTTTAAAAAAGTTAACGATCAACATGGGCATTTAGTTGGCGATCGCCTTTTGCAATTGCTGTGTAGCCGTCTCCGTCACAATCTACGTAGTCAGGATATAGCATTCCGTTACGGTGGTGAGGAGTTTGTAGTGCTTTTACCTCATACAAATGGTGACGAAGCAATGACAGTAGCTGAACGTCTCAATCGTATAGTTAGAGAACAACCCTTTGCTATCAACAGTAACTTACATCTGCATATCACCATTAGTTTAGGTGTAGCTTGTTTCCAACCTGATGATGATGAAAAAGGAATGAACTTATTACATCGT from Nostoc sp. UHCC 0870 includes these protein-coding regions:
- the alaS gene encoding alanine--tRNA ligase, which gives rise to MSSNPQSIGGNEIRAQFLNFYTQRGHQPLPSASLVPEDPTVLLTIAGMLPFKPIFLGQRTPDFNRATTSQKCIRTNDIENVGRTKRHHTFFEMLGNFSFGDYFKEQAIAWGWEISTEVFGLPKERLVVSVYEEDDEAFAIWRDQIGVTEARIKRMGADDNFWVSGPTGPCGPCSEIYYDFHPERGDDNIDLEDDTRFIEFYNLVFMQYNRDTEGNLTPLQNKNIDTGMGLERMAQILQKVPNNYETDLIFPIIETAAKIAGIDYHNSDENTKVSLKVIGDHVRSVVHMIADEIRASNVGRGYILRRLIRRVVRHGRLIGITGEFINQVAETAIALSESAYPNVRQREAGIKAELQREEANFLKTLDRGEKLLEEIIQQVKQQGQTQISGESAFTLYDTYGFPLELTQEVAEENHLTVDEAGFNVEMQKQVERAKAAHETIDLTVQGSLDKLAEHIHATEFIGYEQPAATAKVEVLLVGGVSQEEAEAGTDVQIVLNQTPFYAESGGQIGDRGYISGDGVVVRVEDVKKESDFFVHFGRIERGTLRVGDSVTAQIDRACRRRAQANHTATHLLQAALKKFVDEGISQAGSLVSFDRLRFDFNCPRGLTPEEIQQVEEQINTWIAEAHAAKIEVLPLAEAKARGAVAMFGEKYGDEVRVIDFSGVSMELCGGTHVSNTAEIGVFKIITEAGVASGVRRIEGVSGPAILDYLNVRDKVVKDLSDRFKVKPEELPDRITTLQTELRNAEKQLETLKGQLAIAKSDSLLQTATTLGDHKIIVAELEGVDPESLKTAAERLLQKIGNGAVVLGSVPEAGKVSLVAAFSPEVNKKGLQAGKFVGAVAKICGGGGGGRPNLAQAGGRDASKLPAALEQAQSDLRSALG
- a CDS encoding GGDEF domain-containing protein encodes the protein MKTSILVFGSHNFLATLPDQIHDANTFNLKVISDFNQAVSHIQNVQPDIIFVQTSWKGSIKICSWLKEQNQLSWIHCILIEDRPQQLVKKSQRGWEWEFEMTANALNQGADAYIWLLTEETNDRLTTATKSLILSQLTVGVRKVQKYRDLMNTNDILSAIALADSLTDLNNRRALEWDLPRQINKARTQDISLSLIIIDVDFFKKVNDQHGHLVGDRLLQLLCSRLRHNLRSQDIAFRYGGEEFVVLLPHTNGDEAMTVAERLNRIVREQPFAINSNLHLHITISLGVACFQPDDDEKGMNLLHRADQCLLAAKAAGRNQVIGWEQYSQVSNLEAVS